Proteins co-encoded in one Candidatus Cloacimonadota bacterium genomic window:
- a CDS encoding nucleoside deaminase, with the protein MELQNHIYWMNLALDEARKAFEEDEIPVGAVLVKDDELIAVEHNRTRQLSDPLAHAEKLLIDKILRSKIKYLQNYRLYVTLEPCLMCAGTIILSRLGCLVFGASDPKSGAVGSIYNVLADKSLNHRPSVVRGVLEAECGGLLKSFFQKRRL; encoded by the coding sequence ATGGAACTTCAAAACCATATTTATTGGATGAATCTGGCTCTGGATGAGGCCAGGAAAGCTTTCGAGGAAGACGAAATTCCCGTCGGAGCAGTTTTGGTGAAGGATGATGAACTCATCGCTGTGGAACATAACCGCACGCGCCAGCTTTCTGACCCCCTCGCTCACGCAGAGAAATTGCTCATTGACAAAATCCTGCGTTCAAAAATCAAGTATCTCCAGAACTATAGATTATACGTGACCTTGGAGCCCTGCCTGATGTGTGCTGGAACCATTATCCTCAGCCGCTTGGGCTGTCTTGTGTTTGGAGCCTCGGATCCCAAGTCCGGAGCGGTTGGCTCCATCTATAACGTGTTGGCCGACAAAAGCTTAAACCACCGCCCCAGCGTTGTGAGGGGCGTTTTAGAAGCCGAATGTGGCGGCCTGCTCAAAAGTTTTTTTCAAAAGCGCAGATTATGA
- the ribD gene encoding bifunctional diaminohydroxyphosphoribosylaminopyrimidine deaminase/5-amino-6-(5-phosphoribosylamino)uracil reductase RibD, giving the protein MKPPKKTLNAIPAEALGFMKRALRLAENARGLCSPNPFVGAVLVKNGKVIGEGWTQEYGSDHAEIQALKMAGKNARGAEMYVTLEPCSHQGKTPPCTKAIIAAGIKRVFIGILDPNPLVNGRGVSRLREAGIEVVTGFMAPKIETQFESYLCRVLKKRPFVIWKAALSLDGKYAAQDGSSRWISGEISRKRVHRLREASDVVLTGIGTVLADDPMLNVRLPKSRHQPLRCVLDPGLRLPLDSKLAKTAQNIPTSVFCINGMENTEKALTLKKLGLKVFPVTVGDVGLDLNQVLKQLFELGHSQVLLESGSNLASSFFAQGLVDKIHIFLAPKLIGGERGILSELDLPNISQAISLRKLSTRKSGEDIEIIAYPDFS; this is encoded by the coding sequence ATGAAGCCGCCCAAAAAAACCTTGAACGCTATCCCGGCTGAAGCTTTGGGGTTCATGAAACGAGCCTTGCGTCTGGCAGAAAACGCCAGAGGGCTTTGTTCGCCGAATCCTTTTGTGGGCGCGGTGTTGGTGAAAAACGGCAAGGTGATTGGTGAAGGCTGGACCCAGGAATATGGAAGCGACCACGCGGAAATTCAGGCTCTCAAAATGGCGGGTAAAAACGCCCGTGGCGCCGAGATGTATGTCACCCTGGAACCCTGTTCACATCAGGGAAAAACGCCACCCTGCACCAAAGCCATCATCGCGGCGGGAATCAAGCGTGTTTTCATCGGCATTTTGGACCCCAATCCGCTTGTCAACGGACGGGGTGTTTCGCGGCTCCGGGAGGCTGGAATCGAAGTTGTGACAGGGTTTATGGCGCCGAAAATCGAAACTCAGTTCGAATCCTACCTTTGTCGGGTTTTAAAGAAAAGGCCTTTTGTAATCTGGAAGGCGGCGCTTTCTCTGGATGGAAAATACGCCGCTCAGGATGGCTCATCCCGCTGGATTAGCGGAGAGATTTCCCGCAAAAGAGTCCATCGTTTGAGAGAGGCTTCGGATGTGGTTCTAACCGGGATTGGAACCGTTTTGGCGGATGACCCGATGCTCAATGTTCGCCTCCCAAAATCACGCCACCAGCCGCTGCGCTGTGTTCTGGACCCGGGTTTGAGATTGCCTCTGGATTCAAAACTGGCAAAAACTGCCCAGAATATCCCCACTTCCGTTTTCTGTATAAACGGGATGGAAAACACAGAAAAAGCCTTGACCTTGAAAAAGCTGGGATTGAAAGTCTTCCCTGTCACGGTCGGAGACGTTGGTTTGGATTTAAACCAGGTCTTAAAACAGCTTTTCGAACTCGGACACAGCCAGGTTTTATTGGAATCCGGCAGCAATTTGGCGTCCTCATTTTTCGCCCAGGGTCTGGTTGATAAAATCCACATCTTTCTTGCGCCCAAGCTGATTGGTGGTGAAAGAGGCATACTCTCCGAACTGGATTTACCGAACATCTCCCAAGCCATTTCCTTGCGCAAGCTCTCCACCCGAAAAAGCGGTGAGGATATCGAAATCATCGCCTATCCTGATTTCTCTTGA
- the rsmA gene encoding ribosomal RNA small subunit methyltransferase A: MRPLKALGQNFLIEPTIAEKIVEMSGVQAGDLVWEIGPGQGILTRALLKTGVFVRAIELDSRLEQPLRKEFGDKVSFIFADILKLDWKREIEKAGASLKLVANIPYHISSPLLKKLEENHQAFDSITLMLQKELAQRICAKPGSKAYGVMTLRLKRIFDAELLFELGRENFEPVPKVDSAVINLRTRASKPQIKDVEKYLRLIDAAFSHRRKTLRNNLLPIHGKEAVQNLELQSGINLSRRAETLDEEEFIALADLL, from the coding sequence ATGAGACCACTAAAAGCACTCGGTCAAAACTTCCTGATAGAACCCACCATCGCGGAAAAGATTGTGGAAATGTCTGGAGTTCAGGCAGGTGACTTGGTTTGGGAGATTGGACCGGGACAGGGCATTCTCACCCGGGCGCTTTTAAAAACCGGGGTTTTCGTTCGCGCCATCGAGCTTGACAGCAGATTAGAGCAGCCTTTGCGAAAAGAATTCGGAGATAAGGTCAGCTTTATTTTTGCGGATATCCTGAAGCTGGATTGGAAGCGGGAAATCGAGAAAGCCGGAGCTTCCCTCAAACTGGTGGCGAATATACCCTACCACATCAGCTCTCCCCTCTTGAAGAAACTGGAGGAAAACCACCAGGCTTTTGATTCCATCACTCTCATGCTGCAAAAAGAGCTGGCACAACGCATCTGTGCCAAGCCGGGAAGCAAAGCCTACGGAGTGATGACCCTGCGCCTGAAACGCATCTTCGATGCCGAACTTCTTTTTGAACTGGGACGCGAGAACTTCGAACCCGTCCCCAAGGTCGATTCAGCCGTCATCAATTTGCGAACCAGAGCCTCAAAACCGCAGATTAAGGATGTGGAAAAGTATCTCAGGCTCATCGACGCAGCTTTTTCACACCGTCGCAAAACCTTGCGCAACAACCTGTTACCCATCCATGGCAAAGAAGCCGTCCAAAACCTGGAGCTTCAAAGCGGCATCAATCTTTCCCGTCGCGCGGAGACACTTGATGAAGAAGAATTCATCGCTCTGGCTGATCTTCTTTAG
- a CDS encoding NAD+ synthase, translating to MRKLDLNIERKRSVEFIRSYLKEAGFNKIVFGLSGGLDSAVAGALAVEALGAENVIAAILPYKNSASASLEHADLMVQTLGIQSYNIDLTAMTDAYFELHEPQADRARKGNWLARMRMCVLFDLSAKHRALVMGTGNRSEIMVGYFTLFGDAACAFEPIAHLYKTEVAKLAELLRIPQQIINKAPSADLWEGQSDEEDLGFTYPVLDEVLDFLETSVLENTPDENLKFPRQIYETVAKMVKATAFKRVLPPSLEMK from the coding sequence ATGCGTAAATTGGATTTGAATATAGAAAGAAAAAGAAGCGTTGAATTCATCCGCTCCTACCTCAAAGAAGCTGGATTCAACAAAATAGTGTTTGGGCTTTCCGGAGGCTTGGATTCCGCTGTGGCTGGAGCTTTGGCGGTTGAAGCCCTGGGCGCGGAGAACGTGATAGCGGCGATTTTACCCTATAAAAACAGCGCCTCGGCTTCCTTGGAACACGCAGACCTGATGGTGCAAACACTTGGCATTCAAAGCTATAACATCGACCTCACCGCCATGACAGACGCCTATTTCGAGCTTCATGAGCCTCAGGCTGACCGCGCTCGCAAGGGTAACTGGCTGGCACGCATGAGGATGTGTGTTCTTTTTGACCTCAGCGCCAAACACCGGGCGCTGGTGATGGGAACGGGAAATCGCAGCGAAATCATGGTTGGCTATTTCACCTTGTTTGGCGACGCCGCCTGTGCTTTCGAGCCCATCGCGCATCTTTATAAAACAGAGGTGGCGAAACTTGCTGAGCTTTTGAGAATCCCGCAGCAAATTATTAACAAAGCGCCCAGCGCAGACCTCTGGGAAGGTCAATCCGACGAAGAAGACCTGGGTTTCACTTATCCTGTTTTGGACGAGGTTTTGGATTTTTTGGAGACTTCAGTTTTGGAAAATACCCCTGATGAGAACTTGAAGTTTCCCCGCCAAATATATGAAACTGTGGCTAAAATGGTGAAAGCCACGGCGTTCAAACGCGTTTTGCCACCTTCCTTGGAGATGAAATAA
- a CDS encoding DUF814 domain-containing protein — translation MNYSILSAWTKEFNAPNLKVESAWQSSTQIRLVFSDKSQLTLLAGGEAFAFHSKSLQPEHGEHKIWDILTKALWIGTEIDPNDRVIRFRFEVTDIYQEKTALLLIAEFTPPKPNLILARDAQETMVIDALRKYSYADNPRRQILPKLPYQAPQTSFKPVIEELSFPLELKSLQTGETLSFDTVNDYLAAYYLHIVQAKEDTQRRNSLRSGWERELKKVRAKLKRQENEAADAERVEHWKICAETLKSNLDKISRGQKSLRAINYFDPELAEIEIPLQAELSARQNLEWYLKKYGKAKRGRQLIANNIAATKNQIERLENVISRIDSGEEIPLPSRGAKSRPERVPDMLDKLLRLRIDEDFEIVIGRKASENDFITTQLGRPHDWWFHTRIYRGSHILLRCFRKKSPNEELIRVCCALAAWYSKARFSQNVPVDYTQIRFVRKPRKSAPGYVIYTDHKTIFSDPMDLRSARKLLDL, via the coding sequence ATGAATTATTCCATTTTATCTGCTTGGACCAAAGAATTCAACGCTCCAAATCTGAAGGTTGAGAGCGCCTGGCAGAGCTCAACTCAAATCAGACTGGTGTTTTCTGATAAAAGCCAGCTCACCCTCCTCGCGGGCGGAGAGGCTTTCGCCTTTCACAGCAAAAGCTTACAGCCCGAACACGGGGAGCATAAAATCTGGGATATTTTGACCAAAGCCCTGTGGATTGGCACTGAAATTGACCCCAATGACCGCGTAATCCGCTTCCGTTTTGAGGTCACGGATATCTATCAGGAAAAAACCGCGCTTTTGCTCATCGCGGAATTCACGCCGCCAAAGCCAAATCTCATTTTGGCCCGGGACGCGCAGGAAACCATGGTCATTGATGCCCTGCGCAAATACAGCTACGCAGACAATCCACGACGTCAAATCTTGCCAAAACTGCCCTACCAAGCGCCCCAAACCTCCTTCAAGCCAGTGATTGAGGAGCTATCATTTCCTTTGGAACTCAAATCTTTGCAAACGGGTGAAACCCTGTCTTTTGACACTGTAAACGATTATCTGGCTGCTTATTATCTACATATTGTTCAAGCTAAAGAAGATACTCAACGACGTAACTCCCTGCGTTCAGGATGGGAAAGGGAATTGAAAAAGGTGCGGGCAAAGCTTAAACGGCAGGAAAATGAAGCAGCAGACGCCGAACGGGTTGAACACTGGAAAATCTGCGCGGAAACCCTGAAAAGCAATCTGGATAAGATTTCCCGCGGGCAAAAGAGCCTGAGAGCCATCAATTATTTTGATCCAGAACTGGCAGAGATTGAGATTCCACTGCAAGCGGAACTTTCAGCCCGGCAAAATCTGGAATGGTATCTGAAAAAATATGGCAAAGCCAAGCGGGGCAGGCAGTTAATCGCCAATAATATTGCCGCTACCAAAAACCAGATTGAAAGACTGGAAAATGTGATTTCCCGCATCGATTCTGGCGAGGAGATACCTCTCCCCTCCCGAGGCGCAAAATCACGCCCGGAGCGGGTTCCGGATATGTTGGACAAACTTTTGCGTCTGCGCATCGATGAGGATTTTGAGATTGTGATTGGGCGCAAAGCCAGCGAAAATGATTTTATCACTACCCAACTGGGTAGACCTCATGATTGGTGGTTTCACACCCGGATTTACCGCGGTTCCCACATCCTGTTGCGCTGTTTCCGAAAAAAAAGCCCAAACGAAGAATTAATCAGAGTTTGTTGTGCCTTGGCGGCATGGTATTCCAAAGCCCGCTTTTCCCAAAATGTGCCGGTGGATTACACTCAGATTCGCTTTGTGCGCAAACCCCGCAAAAGCGCGCCTGGATATGTGATTTACACTGACCACAAAACGATTTTTTCCGACCCCATGGATCTGCGTTCGGCGCGGAAGCTGTTGGATTTGTGA
- a CDS encoding ECF transporter S component: MKYVILGKILFSNAFNSFGDITFHQSLIPSQQRLKQSFPQRFKARLSAVLALLLTLSRESRVQGSQIDNRITACHRGTSVGTGQWYQNLGFIVLVTVATMIIPIPIPGGGFFNFGDVMIVFIALHAGSKAGALAGGIGSAIADLLLFPLFAPITLIVKGLEGLLCGLGHKSSGLGRFLFPLAGVALMVGGYFLGEWALPQLGKAVAIADLGVNIVQGVVGFVGGRALFEAAKYLDI, encoded by the coding sequence ATGAAATATGTGATTCTGGGGAAAATCCTCTTTTCAAACGCCTTCAATTCATTTGGGGACATCACTTTCCACCAAAGCCTCATCCCCAGCCAACAGCGCTTGAAACAGAGTTTCCCGCAGCGCTTCAAAGCCCGGCTCTCAGCGGTTTTGGCGTTGCTTCTCACCCTTTCACGGGAATCACGGGTTCAAGGCTCGCAAATTGATAATCGCATTACTGCCTGCCATCGTGGCACAAGTGTTGGCACTGGACAATGGTATCAGAATCTGGGTTTTATCGTATTGGTTACCGTGGCGACGATGATTATCCCGATTCCCATTCCAGGCGGCGGTTTTTTTAATTTCGGGGACGTGATGATTGTCTTCATCGCTCTGCATGCTGGCAGCAAAGCTGGCGCTTTGGCGGGAGGAATCGGCAGCGCCATCGCGGATTTGCTTCTTTTTCCCCTGTTCGCGCCCATCACACTGATTGTAAAAGGCTTGGAAGGCTTGCTCTGCGGTTTGGGACACAAAAGTTCCGGCCTCGGACGTTTCCTTTTTCCCTTGGCTGGCGTCGCGCTCATGGTGGGAGGATATTTTTTGGGAGAATGGGCTTTGCCCCAACTGGGGAAAGCTGTTGCCATTGCTGATCTCGGGGTAAATATCGTACAGGGTGTTGTTGGTTTCGTGGGTGGCCGCGCCCTTTTTGAAGCGGCAAAATATCTGGACATCTAA
- a CDS encoding cupin domain-containing protein — MKIVHYTQEDLVPVNAEGARNTKMRWLIAQKDGAPNFALRIFEVEPNGHTPFHIHDWEHEAFVVSGKGTLQTDEGDKPFAEGDAIFVDPGMRHSFKNTGDELLKFLCIIPHEQSAPKKSANPFADESADNC; from the coding sequence ATGAAGATTGTCCACTACACTCAGGAAGATTTGGTGCCCGTGAACGCAGAAGGCGCCAGAAACACAAAAATGCGTTGGTTGATTGCCCAAAAAGACGGCGCGCCTAATTTTGCCCTGCGCATCTTCGAGGTCGAACCCAACGGTCACACACCTTTCCACATCCACGATTGGGAACATGAAGCCTTCGTGGTCAGCGGAAAAGGCACGCTGCAAACAGATGAAGGAGACAAGCCCTTTGCCGAAGGCGACGCCATTTTTGTGGATCCCGGCATGCGTCATTCCTTCAAAAACACCGGTGACGAACTCTTAAAATTCCTCTGCATTATACCCCACGAACAGTCGGCACCAAAGAAATCTGCCAATCCCTTCGCGGACGAATCCGCGGACAACTGTTAA